GACGATAGTCGTTTCCCTATATCAAAGGAATATTATTCAACTTTTTGTTTTGGAAAGAATGAGTACTATCTTCTTGAACATAAAACATTTAAAGTTTATCCGACTGATAAAGAAATTTATAATAGACTAAAATTTGAATTGTGAATTCAATAGTTGAAAAAGATTTAGACTGGATTCCTATTATGCACAATGCAACTAAATGGGAAAAAGTATCTGATAACCAATATTTACTATATAATGAATATTATCAGACAAAGATGTTTGTTTCTTATTCGGCAATAGCAATCGTGTTACAAATTAATAACGCAAACACTATTCAAGAGATAACAGACAAGTTAACCAGTGGAAATGCTAAAAATATAGATTATGAAAGAGTTCTCTCTTTTATTAAAGATCAATTATATAAAAATGGCATTATAGAAATAGAGAACATTCAAATAAAAAAAAAGAAATCACATATACATCTGGAGCGAATCATTATCCCAGAAAAAATACTCCAAAAGATTTGTCACCCTTTAGTTTTTTTATTTAAGAAGCCGGTTGTTCTTTCTGTAATTACCTTTTGTGTGATATGCAATATATCGATACTAATAAAAGAACTGCCTTGGCAAAAAAGCATTATAAATGAAACGAATATCATAATATTTTTAATTGGGCTTATAATACTTTTTTTATTCCATGAAATAGGGCATTGCACTGCATTGCAGTTTTTCGGAAAAAATAGCAAGGGTATAGGATTTGGCTTTTACTTTTTCTCTCCAGTTTTATTTGCTGATGTAAATCCATCTTGGACCTTAAGTCCTAAGAAAAAAATGGTTGTAGACATAGGTGGTTTTTATTTTCAATTCATAATAACAACCGTTTATTTAGTATTCTATGAAATTACTGATCAAGCAGCATTGTTAAATATAGCATATCTTTCCTATATTATATTCATCTTTAACATGAACCCACTGATAAATACAGATATGTATTGGTTTCTGTCCGATGCTCTGCACCATGTAAACCTAAATAAAGAAGCGATGAAAGAATTAGCTATTCTTTTTAAAAAGGGAAGAAAAGAAAAATTGAATATTTTTTTATTGCTATTCGGGATGGTTAAGATTTTGTTTATAACAATCATTTTTATACTGATAACTTATTTTCTAATAAAAACATTACACGTCATTGTTACCGGTAAATACACAATTTCATTTTATACCGTATTCAAAGATATAATTCTTGGAATAGGATTTATCTTTTTCGTTAGAGAAATTATAAATATGGTACTTAAACAACGATATAAAAGAAATTAGGATATTTCTAACTTAAAATATATATCTATGCAAATTACTGTATGTCAGCGAAATATAAAACATATATATGGATACAAATTATAAAACATTTGTATCCATATATAGTCTTTCACTTTTGCCGGTATCTGGACTTGCAAACTTAATTGAGACAAAAAGTTAAGCGACATTTTTAATTGAATCTTTTTTAATATTATACTGATTCCAAAATTCATCAATGGTTAAGTTTCCCAATGCTGAGAATCTTCTTTTATGATTATACCAGGATTCAATATATTCAAATACATACAAGCGCATTTGCTCTCTTGTTTTGAGTTTGGTACCATAGACCAATTCAGATTTGAAAGTTTTGAAAAAGCTTTCAGCCACGGCATTATCCCAACAATTTCCCTTTCCACTCATACTTTGTTCCAGCTTCAAGGATTTCAACAGATTGACAGTCTGTTTGCAAGCATATTGTATGCCCCGGTCAGAATGAAATATCATTCCTTCTCCAAAAGGTCTGTTCCTATTGGCCATCCTGATGGCCGGAACTACGGTATGGGATGCA
This genomic window from Dysgonomonadaceae bacterium zrk40 contains:
- a CDS encoding IS3 family transposase; this encodes MANRNRPFGEGMIFHSDRGIQYACKQTVNLLKSLKLEQSMSGKGNCWDNAVAESFFKTFKSELVYGTKLKTREQMRLYVFEYIESWYNHKRRFSALGNLTIDEFWNQYNIKKDSIKNVA